The Primulina huaijiensis isolate GDHJ02 chromosome 12, ASM1229523v2, whole genome shotgun sequence genome has a window encoding:
- the LOC140990091 gene encoding glucan endo-1,3-beta-glucosidase-like translates to MAVSSRIRHSLQPSAAAVFVALLHITAVDCIGVNYGTLGDNLPPPAQVAAFLKDRTTIDRIKLFDVNPDILRAFADTGILVAVTVPNGEILSLTNVRYARRWVAENIKPFYPRTKINYILVGNKILHWGPQNLIDNLVSAMRSVHKALLLSGIRDIKVTTAHSLGILKRSEPPSLGMFRPGWDVGVLAPMLQFLRESKSPFMVNSYPYFGYSPEKADFALFRPNKGYYDIYSKRTYGNMFDLLLDDVYMSMKRLGYGDVDIVAGETGWASQGETFEQPKCSVENAASYNEGLVRQYNSGRGTPLMPHRRFETYIFALFNENQKTGSLAERNFGLFRPDFSVVYDLRWVQPVPTPAPTAGKKWCVPKPTATDAALQSNINYVCSQGVNCGPIQPGDSCFDPNTVRAHASFIMNAYYQAEGRNDFNCDFAGSGILTVNDPSYGACRYTS, encoded by the exons ATGGCGGTGTCGTCAAGGATTCGTCATTCTCTACAACCTTCCGCCGCCGCTGTCTTCGTCGCCCTCCTCCACATCACCGCCGTGGACTGCATAGGCGTTAACTATGGCACCCTCGGGGACAACCTCCCTCCGCCTGCTCAAGTCGCCGCGTTCCTCAAAGACAGGACGACCATCGACCGTATTAAACTCTTTGATGTCAACCCAGACATCCTCCGGGCCTTCGCCGACACGGGGATACTCGTCGCCGTCACTGTGCCTAACGGCGAGATCCTCAGTCTAACCAACGTCCGCTACGCCCGCCGCTGGGTGGCTGAAAACATCAAGCCATTCTACCCGCGGACGAAGATCAACTACATCCTCGTTGGCAACAAAATCCTCCACTGGGGCCCACAGAACCTCATCGACAACCTCGTATCGGCTATGAGAAGCGTCCACAAAGCTCTTCTCCTCTCCGGGATCAGAGACATCAAGGTGACGACAGCTCATTCTCTCGGAATCCTCAAACGATCCGAACCCCCGAGCCTGGGCATGTTCCGACCCGGCTGGGATGTCGGGGTACTCGCTCCAATGCTCCAGTTCCTCCGTGAATCGAAGTCTCCTTTCATGGTGAACTCATACCCGTATTTTGGATACAGCCCTGAGAAGGCAGATTTTGCTTTGTTCCGACCAAACAAAGGATATTATGACATATACTCCAAAAGAACCTACGGAAACATGTTCGATTTGTTATTGGACGATGTGTACATGTCAATGAAGAGACTGGGTTACGGAGATGTCGACATTGTAGCCGGCGAGACGGGGTGGGCATCGCAGGGGGAGACGTTTGAGCAGCCCAAATGCTCGGTCGAGAATGCGGCGTCGTACAATGAAGGTCTTGTGAGGCAGTACAATTCTGGGAGAGGGACGCCATTGATGCCGCACCGGAGGTTTGAGACATATATCTTCGCGTTGTTTAACGAGAATCAGAAAACGGGCTCTCTAGCAGAAAGGAATTTCGGGCTTTTCCGACCAGATTTCTCCGTCGTATACGAC TTACGATGGGTGCAGCCTGTTCCTACACCGGCGCCAACAGCAGGGAAGAAATGGTGTGTGCCGAAGCCGACGGCAACCGACGCAGCCCTGCAGTCCAACATAAACTACGTGTGCAGCCAAGGGGTAAACTGTGGTCCGATTCAGCCCGGTGACTCATGCTTCGACCCCAACACGGTGCGGGCACATGCGTCCTTTATAATGAATGCTTACTACCAAGCTGAAGGCAGAAATGACTTCAACTGTGACTTCGCCGGCTCTGGCATCCTCACTGTCAACGACCCCA GTTATGGCGCATGCAGGTATACTTCTTAA
- the LOC140990178 gene encoding uncharacterized protein produces the protein MSGGAGTPDFFYREAQRLGYVARSAFKLVQMQKQYKLITAGSSVLDLGCAPGAWLQVACQNLGPLIKGGAVVGIDIKKVKVPSLYCDSRVKTVCADVMSFPREQVKALSPQSRGFSVILSDLCPPVSGITDRDSALSTELGMQAINLAVGTDALARSETRSDGSGVLQPGGHLVVKLLESEDVKELSQICKPLFRKASWLRPRATRSCSREIYLICQGLKQP, from the exons ATGAGTGGAGGGGCAGGAACGCCCGATTTCTTCTATAGAGAAGCTCAGCGACTGGGTTATGTTGCCCGCTCTGCCTTCAAG TTGGTTCAGATGCAGAAGCAGTACAAACTCATAACAGCTGGTTCTTCTGTTCTTGATCTTGGGTGTGCTCCCGGCGCTTGGCTTCAG GTCGCTTGTCAAAACTTGGGCCCATTGATAAAAGGAGGAGCTGTTGTTGGGATTGACATCAAG AAGGTGAAGGTTCCATCTCTGTACTGTGATTCAAGGGTTAAAACTGTTTGTGCTGATGTTATGAGTTTCCCAAGGGAACAAGTTAAAGCTCTCTCTCCGCAG AGTAGAGGCTTCTCCGTGATTCTGTCCGACCTGTGTCCCCCTGTTTCTGGAATCACTGATCGAGATTCTGCTTTATCCACTGAACTGGGGATGCAAGCAATCAATTTGGCAGTTGGGACTGATGCCCTTGCTCGTTCAGAGACGCGATCCGATGGTTCTGGTGTACTGCAACCTGGGGGACACCTAGTTGTCAAGCTTCTTGAAAGTGAAGATGTAAAAG AATTGAGCCAAATATGTAAACCACTCTTCCGAAAGGCATCCTGGCTGAGGCCTCGAGCAACTAGATCTTGTTCCAGAGAGATTTATCTTATTTGCCAAGGATTGAAGCAACCTTAA